A single genomic interval of Cydia splendana chromosome 10, ilCydSple1.2, whole genome shotgun sequence harbors:
- the LOC134794587 gene encoding uncharacterized protein LOC134794587, with protein sequence MTKGTEQLKIFLQNIAKKENYLLSKIDIKPISSGGANYTTDLYLATISELLKPDINIFAKAANLNEDARKNNDFLSRVYETEAVFYSELAVNFERIYNKCQVPVEDRLYIPKYYGHLLVPYEELLVLENLEAKGYKSFDRMKTFDWEYASTAVTQLAKFHALGLALRDENPHEFTRIVDNFKFDLSENEEMMNIFLKPLLENGCEGLKADHEERLLKFFASTEKIAMLMTTMKKDEKFLIHGDYRPSNLMHRRRNGKLEVVPLDYQTLRSGNPVADLMHFVFSGSDEEFRRFHYQRLMDHYFTQLTSALQQLNVDVEKMYPRETFDADLIEMRPLGLFLGIMMAGMVTVAPEEAPKLDGDITKMQVKPNQLALERIHGIVKDFVRWGVL encoded by the coding sequence atgacaaAAGGAACGGAACAATTGAAGATATTTCTTCAAAATAtcgcaaaaaaagaaaattatcTACTCAGTAAAATCGACATCAAACCAATCTCTTCTGGAGGAGCCAACTACACCACAGATTTATACCTGGCCACAATTTCAGAACTTCTAAAACcggatataaatatttttgccaAAGCCGCCAATTTGAATGAGGACGCAAGAAAAAACAATGACTTCCTATCCAGGGTATACGAAACAGAAGCAGTTTTTTACTCAGAACTGGCCGTAAACTTCGAAAGAATTTACAATAAGTGCCAAGTCCCTGTAGAAGACAGGTTGTATATACCCAAATATTACGGGCACTTATTAGTCCCTTACGAGGAACTTCTAGTTCTGGAAAATCTCGAAGCAAAAGGATATAAGAGCTTTGATAGAATGAAGACTTTCGATTGGGAGTATGCATCAACAGCTGTTACGCAGTTGGCAAAATTTCATGCTCTTGGACTAGCATTGCGTGATGAAAATCCTCATGAGTTTACAAGAATAGTCGACAATTTCAAATTTGATTTATCCGAGAACGAAGAGATGATGAACATATTTTTAAAACCGCTGCTTGAGAATGGATGTGAAGGCTTAAAGGCTGATCATGAGGAACGACTCCTAAAGTTTTTCGCCTCGACAGAGAAGATAGCGATGCTGATGACCACGATGAAGAAAGACGAAAAATTCTTGATTCATGGAGATTATAGACCAAGCAATTTGATGCACAGGCGCCGCAACGGTAAGCTAGAGGTAGTCCCTTTAGACTACCAAACCCTGAGGAGTGGAAATCCAGTAGCTGACCTGATGCATTTCGTCTTCTCTGGCTCTGATGAGGAGTTCCGTCGTTTCCACTACCAGCGGCTCATGGACCACTATTTCACGCAGCTGACCTCGGCGTTGCAGCAGCTTAATGTGGATGTGGAGAAGATGTATCCTCGGGAAACCTTTGATGCAGACCTAATTGAGATGAGACCCCTAGGTCTGTTCCTAGGTATAATGATGGCGGGAATGGTAACAGTGGCCCCAGAAGAAGCGCCCAAGCTGGATGGAGACATAACCAAAATGCAGGTCAAACCGAACCAGCTCGCTTTGGAACGCATACATGGGATCGTTAAAGACTTCGTTCGATGGGGAGTTTTGTAA